One segment of Terriglobia bacterium DNA contains the following:
- the accC gene encoding acetyl-CoA carboxylase biotin carboxylase subunit → MFQRILIANRGEIAVRILRACREMGIESVAVYSDVDRRALHVRKADYAYHIGPSQASESYLNAQKLIDVARRSGAQAIHPGYGFLSENANFARACEQAGVKFVGPTAAAMDMMGSKTRARQNMKKAGVPFVPGSEKGLESFEAAERLAEQIGYPVMLKAAAGGGGKGMRAVHSSRELRSALDSAQSEAQRAFGDNEVYIEKLIINPRHIEVQILADEHGNCVYLGERECSVQRRHQKVLEEAPSPIVDAEMRRKMGEVAVRVAKAAGYTNAGTVEFLADENRNFYFLEMNTRLQVEHPVTELVTGLDLVQLQFRIASGEPLPFRQEDIEIRGHAIECRVYAEDPDNNFFPSPGQITRLISPSGPGIRRDSGMYEGWTVPLEYDPLLAKLIGYGTTRDDAIRRLQRALYEYFVGGIKTNIPLFRRILRDEDFRAGRLHTGFLDRLLKEKVELPPSTSEEIRIAALAAAIFAQGEQKSTVEHTGEPMPGAAPGKNGNSAGPQKSNWKATGRAESLR, encoded by the coding sequence ATGTTTCAACGGATTCTGATCGCCAATCGCGGAGAGATCGCCGTTCGGATCCTGCGGGCGTGCCGCGAAATGGGCATCGAGTCGGTGGCAGTGTACTCGGACGTCGATCGGCGGGCACTTCACGTTCGGAAGGCCGACTACGCGTACCACATCGGGCCGTCACAGGCGAGCGAGTCGTACTTGAACGCGCAAAAGCTCATCGACGTAGCACGGCGGTCGGGAGCGCAGGCGATTCACCCGGGATACGGCTTCCTCTCGGAAAACGCGAATTTCGCGCGGGCGTGCGAGCAGGCTGGCGTGAAGTTCGTGGGCCCGACTGCTGCAGCCATGGACATGATGGGCAGCAAGACGCGTGCGCGGCAGAACATGAAGAAGGCCGGTGTGCCGTTCGTGCCCGGCTCGGAGAAGGGGCTGGAATCGTTTGAAGCGGCGGAGAGGCTGGCGGAGCAAATCGGCTACCCGGTGATGCTGAAGGCTGCGGCCGGTGGTGGCGGCAAGGGCATGCGGGCCGTCCACAGTTCCAGGGAGCTACGCTCGGCGCTGGATTCGGCGCAGAGCGAGGCCCAGCGGGCATTTGGCGACAACGAAGTTTACATCGAGAAGCTGATCATCAATCCGCGACATATTGAAGTCCAGATCCTCGCGGACGAGCACGGGAACTGTGTTTACCTTGGCGAGCGCGAGTGCTCGGTGCAGCGGCGACACCAGAAAGTGCTGGAAGAAGCGCCTTCGCCGATCGTGGACGCGGAGATGCGGCGCAAGATGGGCGAGGTCGCGGTGCGCGTCGCTAAAGCCGCCGGATACACAAACGCGGGAACAGTAGAGTTCCTCGCCGATGAGAACAGGAACTTCTACTTCCTCGAGATGAACACGCGGCTGCAGGTTGAGCATCCGGTGACGGAGTTGGTGACCGGGCTTGACCTGGTGCAATTACAGTTTCGAATCGCGTCGGGCGAACCGCTGCCGTTCAGGCAGGAAGACATAGAAATTCGCGGGCACGCGATCGAGTGTCGCGTGTACGCCGAGGATCCGGATAACAACTTCTTCCCTTCGCCGGGGCAAATCACGCGGTTGATTTCGCCGTCAGGCCCGGGTATCCGGCGCGACAGCGGCATGTACGAAGGCTGGACCGTGCCGCTGGAATACGATCCACTGCTGGCGAAGTTGATCGGCTACGGCACGACTCGCGATGACGCGATTCGCCGGCTGCAACGCGCGCTATACGAGTACTTCGTTGGTGGCATCAAGACCAACATCCCGCTGTTCCGGCGGATACTGCGCGACGAGGATTTTCGTGCGGGACGGCTGCATACGGGATTCCTCGATCGGTTGCTGAAGGAAAAGGTGGAGCTTCCACCGTCGACGAGCGAAGAAATTCGAATTGCCGCGCTTGCGGCAGCGATTTTTGCCCAAGGAGAGCAGAAGAGCACGGTCGAGCACACGGGCGAACCGATGCCGGGAGCAGCACCAGGGAAGAATGGGAACAGCGCTGGGCCACAGAAAAGCAACTGGAAAGCGACAGGACGCGCGGAGTCACTGCGATGA
- a CDS encoding tetratricopeptide repeat protein, giving the protein MNRSVRVLIGLAVLLALLSAMGCTKLKARDQLNKGVQSYKNARYEEAINHFKQAVELDPGLINARVYLATAYAMQYVPGADTEDNLRMATSAIEQYKKVLEADPKNINSVKGIAYLYLQMKKFDDAKTWYKKAAEIDPNDPEAYYSVGVIDWTQAYQPRMEEFAKLGLKPTEQLSGKKKDEKAVCEQLKANNSDKVEEGIQALDKALKLRPDYDDAMAYMNLLYRERGNYECDDPQAREADFKTADEWVDKTMATKKARAEKQGTGGIVLDNQKQ; this is encoded by the coding sequence ATGAACAGAAGCGTACGAGTCCTGATCGGCCTCGCAGTGCTGCTGGCGCTGCTCTCGGCAATGGGATGCACGAAGCTCAAGGCGCGCGATCAGCTGAACAAAGGCGTCCAGTCCTACAAGAACGCCAGGTACGAAGAGGCGATCAACCATTTCAAGCAGGCCGTGGAATTGGATCCAGGCCTGATCAACGCTCGCGTATACCTGGCGACCGCATACGCGATGCAATACGTCCCCGGCGCGGATACCGAGGACAACCTTCGGATGGCGACTTCGGCCATCGAACAGTACAAGAAGGTGCTGGAGGCCGATCCCAAGAACATCAACTCGGTGAAAGGGATCGCTTACCTGTACCTGCAGATGAAGAAGTTTGATGACGCCAAGACGTGGTACAAGAAGGCAGCGGAAATCGATCCCAACGACCCCGAGGCGTACTACTCGGTGGGCGTGATCGATTGGACGCAGGCCTACCAGCCGCGCATGGAAGAGTTTGCGAAGCTGGGGCTGAAGCCGACCGAACAGCTCTCGGGAAAAAAGAAGGATGAGAAGGCGGTCTGCGAACAGTTAAAGGCGAATAACTCGGACAAGGTCGAAGAAGGCATCCAGGCGCTGGACAAAGCGTTGAAGCTGCGTCCGGATTATGACGATGCAATGGCCTACATGAACCTGCTGTATCGCGAACGGGGCAACTACGAATGCGATGACCCGCAGGCGCGCGAGGCGGACTTCAAGACCGCGGACGAGTGGGTAGATAAGACGATGGCGACGAAGAAAGCCCGCGCTGAGAAGCAGGGCACCGGCGGCATCGTTCTCGACAACCAGAAGCAGTAG
- a CDS encoding biopolymer transporter ExbD: MSMNVGGGKGGPSADINVTPLIDVLLVLLIIFMVITPLTPKGLNALVPQPPKDQKQQPQSNDRTIVVQVLKAGNGIAYKINQDDVTLDTLQERLTDIFKTRAEKVAFVKGDTDLTFNDVATVIDKTKAAGVDKVGLITARIEAGQ, from the coding sequence ATGAGTATGAATGTTGGCGGAGGAAAGGGCGGTCCCTCCGCGGATATAAATGTAACGCCGCTGATCGACGTGCTGCTGGTGCTGCTGATCATCTTCATGGTCATCACGCCACTGACGCCGAAAGGCCTGAACGCGCTCGTACCACAGCCGCCGAAAGACCAGAAGCAGCAGCCCCAGAGCAACGATCGTACGATCGTGGTTCAGGTGCTGAAAGCCGGGAATGGCATCGCCTACAAGATCAACCAGGACGATGTGACTCTCGACACGCTGCAGGAGCGGCTGACGGACATCTTCAAGACGCGCGCGGAAAAGGTCGCCTTCGTGAAGGGCGACACGGACCTGACCTTTAACGATGTGGCGACGGTAATCGACAAAACGAAAGCCGCCGGAGTCGACAAGGTAGGTTTGATCACGGCCCGGATCGAAGCCGGCCAGTAG
- a CDS encoding ExbD/TolR family protein → MAGENRKRHAGDVNSDINVTPMVDVMLVLLIIFMVITPMLQKGQSVDLVKTDNPVQMPDADKEDAVLVAVMRDGSIYLGQDKVSADQLAEKVKDKLENKADKEVFVKADARAKYGAVVEVVDNVRSAGVDQLGLLTEQRKQGSFENPPGGGK, encoded by the coding sequence ATGGCAGGCGAAAATCGTAAGCGGCACGCCGGCGATGTCAACTCGGACATCAACGTGACACCGATGGTGGACGTGATGCTCGTGTTGCTGATCATCTTCATGGTGATCACGCCCATGCTGCAGAAAGGTCAGAGCGTCGATCTGGTCAAGACCGATAATCCGGTGCAGATGCCGGATGCGGATAAGGAAGATGCGGTGCTGGTAGCGGTAATGCGCGACGGCTCCATTTACCTGGGTCAAGACAAGGTCTCGGCTGACCAACTCGCTGAGAAGGTTAAGGACAAGCTGGAGAACAAGGCCGACAAGGAAGTGTTCGTGAAGGCTGACGCCCGCGCCAAGTACGGTGCCGTGGTGGAAGTCGTCGACAACGTCCGTTCGGCTGGCGTCGACCAGTTGGGTCTGTTGACTGAACAGCGCAAGCAGGGATCGTTCGAGAACCCTCCGGGCGGAGGGAAGTAG
- a CDS encoding MotA/TolQ/ExbB proton channel family protein, translating to MFLANLATLALCQTHLAAVWMFQEGGVGWDPISLWKQMGWLARIVVIVLFIMSGWSIGVMIDRAMAYSAARKQSRAFAPAVAGALREGKIEEAIKIAERNKKSHLAKVVTAGLQEFKAHGESSEIPGEQIEASRRALERAEAIVHAELKRGLGGLATIGSTAPFVGLFGTVVGILNAFREIQNQKATGLGAVAGGISEALVTTAVGLFVAIPAVWMFNYFTNRVEAFDVEMDNSSSELIDYFLKRRNMLRK from the coding sequence ATGTTTCTCGCAAACCTAGCAACGTTAGCATTGTGCCAGACCCATCTTGCTGCAGTCTGGATGTTCCAGGAAGGTGGAGTAGGTTGGGACCCGATTTCGCTGTGGAAGCAGATGGGCTGGCTGGCCCGTATCGTTGTCATCGTTCTCTTCATTATGTCCGGTTGGTCGATTGGCGTCATGATTGATCGTGCGATGGCATACAGTGCGGCTCGCAAGCAGTCGCGTGCATTTGCTCCGGCGGTTGCCGGCGCGTTGCGTGAAGGCAAGATTGAAGAAGCGATCAAGATTGCCGAGCGCAACAAGAAGAGCCACCTGGCGAAGGTCGTAACGGCGGGCCTGCAGGAGTTCAAGGCGCATGGCGAGTCGAGCGAAATTCCTGGCGAGCAGATTGAAGCGTCGCGTCGCGCCCTGGAGCGCGCGGAAGCTATCGTGCACGCGGAATTGAAGCGCGGCCTCGGCGGACTTGCGACGATCGGATCGACGGCTCCCTTCGTGGGCCTGTTCGGCACGGTGGTCGGCATTTTGAATGCGTTCCGCGAAATCCAGAACCAGAAAGCAACCGGTCTGGGCGCGGTCGCCGGCGGTATTTCGGAAGCCCTGGTAACCACGGCTGTGGGTCTGTTCGTGGCGATTCCGGCGGTGTGGATGTTCAACTACTTCACGAACCGCGTGGAAGCGTTTGACGTGGAGATGGACAACAGCTCAAGCGAATTGATCGACTACTTCCTGAAGCGTCGCAACATGCTGCGGAAGTAA